CACCGAGACGATGCTCATCGACATAAAGGTCGCGCGGGCCCACTGGGCGAACTGGTAGATATTAAACGGTGCCCAGAGCGGAATACGGATGATCTCCGGCGGGATCACGGGCAGCGTCTCCCAGGGCCACTCACCGATCGTAGCGAGCCAGAAGCGGGTAAACATGCGCGCCTTCTGCATGCCCCCGTGGGAGAGGATCCACTCGCGGGCCAAGCGTGTCGGCTCTTCATCCGGGCCCATCCCGGCACTGCGCAGGGCCGCATAGCACTCGATCGTGGTATTAATATCCCCCAACTCGGCACCATAGTAAATGTCCCACGAGCCGTCTTCACGCTGTTTGTGGATGATGCCCTTGATGATCTTGTCGTACTTGGGGTCATCGGTACGCTCCAGGAAGTGCATAGCGAGCACCCACTGCGCCTCCATGCAGCAGTTTGACTCCAGCACATCGTTCCAGAAGCCTTCAGACTTTTGTTCACGGGCCAGCCAGTCGAGTGCGCCTCGGATACCTTGATCAAGAGAGAGTGTCATAATAAATGGATACAGTTCAAAATGTTCAGATGGACCTATTTCTTTCGGGAGGCACGTGTCGCCTTAGCCGCAGGCTTGGCAGCTTTCTTGGATTTCTGTTTCGGTGATGGGAGAGTGGCCATAATCTCAGCGTAGAGCTCGGTCCATTCATCCTCCTTCATGGACATAAAGCCAAAGCTGCGCAACACGAACGCGCCCTCCATCGCCATAAATGCGATACGGGCCTGCCGCCCCTCCGGCGTGCTCAGATCGAGCGGCTGCAAATGTTCACGGTACCAGGTGCGGGCAGTCTCCATGTGCTCCGGGCTCTGCAATAGCATGGCCATGAGGCCAGCCGCTCGGGCATGAGAGTTCTTATTGATGCTCGCGGTCGCCTCGACGTAGCCGCGTACGGCAGCCACAGGGTCAGAGGCGGGAGGGGTCCGCTCATCGATCTCATCCTGAAACTGACGGCACCAGCGCTCCACCATCGCATCGATCATGCCGCGCTTCGACCCGAAGCAGTACTGTACGCCGCCTTTGGTGATCCCAGCAGCGCGAGCCACCGCGTCCATACTCAGGTCCGCTGCCCCGTGCGTGAGCACGATCTGTTCGGCAGCGTCCAGCACGGCATTACGGTCGATATTCTGTTGTCGGCCCATTTTTGATTCCGTACGTATGTATTGAAAAATAGAGTGGCAAGCAGAATTTATCGCGATGCGCCATAATTCCTGCGCCCAAGTAAAGGGACGAGAATTCGGGCTGGCCCTCCTGTGAGCCGACTCTCAGGATGCGGCTTTGTCCTGATGGCCACCTTAGCGAAAGTTCTCCGATTAAGCTCCGCCCTCCTGCTGGCGGCAGGGATGGGCACGCTGTCCGCCCAGAGTGAGACGCCCCCGCCAGCTACGACGAGCAGCCGTGCTGACAACCCACCGGCAGCCGCCACCGATCAGGTGCGTGTGGTGTACTTCTATCAGGTCGGGTGTGGTGAGTGTGAGCAGGCGCAGGCCTCACTGGAGGAGCTCCAGGCTGCGATGCCAGAGCTCGTTATCGAGAAGCACGACATACGTAACACCGCCGCCATGCGCTTAAACGAGGCGCTGTCCGAGCACTTCGGACTCCCCGAAAACCAACGCCTGCTGGCCCCGGCGGTTTTCACACGGGCCGGTGCACTCGGGCGCGAGGAGATAGACTTTGTCTCGCTGGCCGAGCTGCTGGACCGCACGCTCTCCACCCCACCCTCGGACTGGTATCCAAGCATGGATACGGAGCCCACCGCGCAGACCGATCAGAGTATCCGCCAGCGCTTTGAGCACATGACTGGCTGGATCGTGCTCGTCGCGGGCCTACTGGACGGGGTCAACCCCTGCGCCTTTGCCACCATCCTGTTCTTCCTTTCGTACCTGCATGTGGCCAAGCGCACGCCCGCGCAAATGCTGCAGGTCGGCCTGGCTTTTGCCCTGGCGATCTTTCTCACCTATCTGGCGCTCGGAGCCGGGTTCGCACAGGCCATCAGCCACGCGTCCGCCGTGCGTGCCATCGCGAATATTTTTAACTGGGTACTGGCCGCCGCCGCACTGGTGCTCGCTATCCTCTGCATCCGGGACGGCTTCCTCTGCCTGCGCGGACGGCTGAACGACACGGCCCTCAAGCTGCCCCTGTTTCTGCGTAAACGCATCAACGCCGCCATCCGTCACGGCACCCGGCACCGCCGTATCGTGCTGGCTGCCTTCGGGGCCGGTGTGGTCGTCTCCGTGCTGGAGCTGGCCTGCACCGGCCAGATCTACGCCCCGGTCATCCTCTACATGTACCATACCGGCGCAGAGAAAACCGCGGCCCTGGGCTATCTGGTCCTCTACAACCTCGCCTTCACGGTGCCCCTGCTCATCGTCATCGTGCTGGCGTTTTTCGGGCTGAGCAACGAGCGCCTGACCGCGTTTTTCCAGAGGAATGCCGCGCTGGTAAAGTTCGCCACCGGCGGTCTCTTTCTGCTCATCCTCGCCCTGCTTCTGAGCACGATGATTGCGTTTTAGAATAGCATAGCAGCCGCTCTGGAATCCGGCAGCTATTTCTCGCAACCCTTGGGCAAATCATCCTCCTCGCCCGTCACGTAGCTGCTTCCCGAGGCCAATCTCTGCGACGCATCCCCGGTCAAGTGCAGCGCCTGCGCGGGGAGCGCCAAGCGGATACCTGCCGCCTCAAAGCGGCTCAGAATCTCGCGGTTAACGCGCTGGGCATGCTCCTGAAACTCCCAGTAAGCAGGAGGGTGGTACCAGTAGATGACCAGAATGTTGAGCGAGGCAGGGTTAAACTCATTGAAGAAGATGCGAGGCGGGAAGCCCGGCTGGTTGATCTCGGTATTGATGCGGCGAGTCTTGTCCTCCAGTTCCGGGTTGGCCTCGATCTGCTCCTGACTGTGCGGCACCTCATGCACGGCGAGAACCTCCCGCAGGATGTTCACCGCCTCCTCGGCCTTCTCAGGAGAAGTGTCCAGCGGCAGCGCCAGATTTACCAGACGTCGGATATAGGGGCGCTGAGTGACGTTCACAATATCGGCCCGCGCGACATCCTCATTCGGGATAACTGCGACGAGGCCATCGAGCTGGCGAATCCGCGTCGAGCGCAGCCCGATCTCCTCCACGACCCCATCGTGCCCGCGGATCTGGATGCGCTGCCCCACCCTGAAAGGCCGGTCCAGCAGCAGCATAATGCTCCCGAAGATATTACGCAGGGACTCCTGCGCCGCCAGCGCAACAGCAAGACCCGTCACCCCGGCCCCGGCCAGAACCGTCGCCAGCGTGAACCCCATCTTCTGGAGCCCCTCAAGCAAGACGACCGCGGCCACCACGATGCTGGCCAGCCGCAGCCCGAAGCGCACGAGGTAAGCATCTACTCCACGCCTGTCGAAGCGCGGGGCCAGAAAAACGATATCGGTCAAGATGCTCCCTCCGGCGAAGATCATCGCAACTACACAGAGAAGCACCGTCCCCTGCTGGATGTAGTGAACCGTGGCCAGAACCGTTCCCGTCAGAAAAACATCCTCACTGAAGAACCCGCTCAATCTCGTGACCAGATAGATAATCAGTAACGGAATAACCAACCACAAGAGGCCCGAGAGGACACGTGGCAAGCGCCGCGACAGCACCTTGATCAAGCGGTTCACCAGCCAGACCAGCAGCACAGCGGCAAAGGTCAGCACAACCACGATCGCGAGCTGCCATACGCGCATACCCCACACGCCCCGGCGTGTCCACTCCGGCAGAGACTGGATCAATCCATCCGGGATGCCGGGACCCGGTGTGTTAAAATACGCCTCCCTCAGTCCGGCAAATTCCGGGTACACGAAGGAATGGTGGGAAACGCCCTCGTACATCTCTTTGGCGTTCAGCACCGTGTAGAGTGAGAACTGGAAGCGCCCCTCGAACTCTCCCGAATCCACATAGACAATCTCGATCGGGCTCCCGTACACGTTCCAGATACCGGGAAAACCATCTCTCATCTCCTGAATGGCTTCCGCATGATCCGGCAGGATGTCCGCGGGCGGCAGGTCGAAGCGCGCGATCGCATCACGCAGATAGACAGCAGCCTCCATCCCAGCATCTGTCCGCAGCGAAGGCGCGATTTCGCGCAGGTCGAACAGGTTGACGATCTGCTTCTCCAGATACTTCAGTCGTGGCTCGTTCTCGTAGGTAAATCCGTTTTCCTGAATCTCCTGGCTGAACTCATCCATCAGCAGCAGCATAGACTCCCAAGTCTGGCGCGGGCTCGTTAGCCGGGCAAAGTTTACGGTCTGACGGTAGTCACGCACACTCTCCCGGGCACCCGGCACAGAGATCGCGGGCCGCCGCCCCGCTGCTGGAGTCGGCGCACTGGCACCAGAGGGCTGCGCCTCCGAAGGAGCGGCCGGAGCGGCTTCCTGCTGCCCGGTATCCGTGGTATCACCCGGAGAACTCGGCTCATCCTGAGCCGCCAGACTCGCGCACAAGAGTCCCGAGAGGGCTAATGTCTGTATAAACCGCAAATATCGACTCCAAGCCATTATACGTTAGGGCTATGCAATATCCACACCAGGTCAAGCAGACCGGCGTAAAACGACATAGGCTTAAAAACAAAAAGTCGCAACAGACTCAGGATTCGCGACCGGCGGCCAGCTCCAGCAGGGAACGTTCGCCGAGGTCCTGTACGGCCCGGACAATGGCCTGTCCGACAAAATCCATCGCAGCAATCGCCTTCAGCCGCTCACGCACTTGCGGGTACTCCTCCACGGTAAAGAGCAGGCTGTGCAGCTTGCAGCCCTCGGCCAGTGCCACCAGCACAACATCGTGCGGATCGGGAATCTCCTCAGCGTCGAGCGCAAGCGCGCGGATGCGGTCCACGACGTTGTCGTAGCTCTCGCCATCGGCGATAGGATGCAGCAGCGGGCGTTTAATCCAGAGAAAGGAGTTATCGCGCTGCGTCAGCACGCCCTGATCGACAAGACGCTGCAGCGTGCGGGAAATCAGCATATGCCCCTGCAAAGCCAGACGGGCCAGCGCCTGGCGCAGCGGCACGCGATCCTCGCCCTCACGGATCGTCTGCAGGGCGGCATCGAGAAACTGGCTGCGCTTGAACTTGGTCTGCAGGATCACCACCGCGTCCGGCTCCGTATCGATCACCTCCTGGAAAGACAACTCAAGCAGGAGGGCCCCAGCCAGTGACAGCTCCAGCGACTTGCGCGGAAGCGGGTGAAACTTACCCGTGCCCGGATCGAGCGCGAGCAGGACGAGTTCTTCAGCGAAGGTCATACCTGTTCGGAGATACTATTTGCGATTGGGAGCGTTGACCTTGGAGGTGCCAGGTTCGGGCGTTTCCTCTGTCTGCCCCTCCTGCTGCGCCTTCCATGCGAGGTAGTCCTCGTAGGTCACCGGATGATCAATCGGCTGATCGGACTCGATCTTAACCCAACGGTTAGTACCGGGCACCTGCACCGGATACTCGTAGGTCGTCTCCTCGTAGCCCACCAGGAAGTTTTGCATGTCCTTGCCGTCGGTCGCGATCCCCTGAGAGATCGGGGATTCGCAGCCGCCCATGAATAAAGCCCCGGCCGCAACCAGGCCGACTATCCAGAGAGAGGGGATTTGCATATCACAGGAACTTACATAGAGGATCGTCCCCTGCAATCCTTTTGCGCTTGCCAAGCGCTCAGAGCATGCTTTTCTTGGTCCCCTTTCGCGGGTCGGTAGCTCAATCGGTAGAGCAGTGGCCTTTTAAGCCATTGGTTCTGGGTTCGAGTCCCAGCCGGCCTACCAAATACCCCCCAGTTTCCGCAAGGCCTTCCTGTAAAGGAAGTTTTAAAAACCCTAGCTTTGGGCAATCAGGGCAAAAAGCCTTTACATTACGGGTATTATACGAAACCGTTTTGCAATAACCAGAGTCGGTATACCACCGGCGAGGGTCCGCCACAGGCCCTAAAATAACTCGCCAGCAGACTCTATTTGTGCTTTTTTGTCTACCAATTGCTCTCACATGAAGAAAGTTGTAATCGTTGAGGACCAGACCGCTGTACGGGAAATGATTTCCCAGATCGTTCAGTCTGATCCGTCCTTTGAAGTGGTCGCCGAGCCCGGCGACGGTCAGGAAGCCTACAACCTCGTCATGGAGCTGAAGCCCGACTTCGTCATCCTTGACGTCATGCTTCCCGGCCTGAATGGCGCAGAAGTGCTCCGGCGCTTTGCCAAGCACCTGAAGAACACACGCGTGCTCGTCTTCTCCGGCTATCAGAACCCTTCACTCGTACGGGAGCTGCTGCAGGCAGGCGCCCATGGCTTTGTCGAAAAGTCCGCCCCCCTGAGCGAGCTGAAGAAGGGGATCGAGATCGTCGCCAACGGCGGCAGCTACTTTGGCCCCGAGGTCGCGCAGATGCTGCGTGAAGCCGTCCTGAACCCGAACTCCTCCAGCCGTAAGGGCGTCGATGTCCTCACTGCCCGCGAGCGGGAAATCCTGCAACTGATCGCCGAAAGCCACAGCACCAAGGAAGTCGCACAAAAGCTCAACATCAGCGTGAAGACTGCGGAAAACCACCGTACGAACCTGATGAAGAAGCTCGACCTGCACGATGTGGCCAGCCTGACCCGCTATGCCATCCAGCAGGGGCTGATCGAGGGCGTCGCCCCCTCCACTCCGGAAGCCTAGCGGCTCCCCCTCCCTCCCAGCACGCCGGATAAGTCCTCAGGGACCACCGTCTACTTCTGTTGACAAGTAAGCAGCGGTTGACACATCAAGCCCAGCTAGGGGCGCACGGTTTAGCACGTCTGCCGTAAACGCTCGGCAAGCAGCTCAATCAAAGCCGGATCTTCCCCCAGAAGGCGCGTCCGGTATGTCTTCAACGCGGGAGCATCTGCCTCAGCCCGCGCACAGATCTGGGCAATATCCCCACCCGAGCCCGCATGGCGACCCGGTTGTAGAAACAGCATGCTCACCACGACCGCCTCATCGCGCCAGCCCGGCCGGTGCAGCAGTTTTTCCAGTAAGGGCTCATTAAAGGCATAGCGTTCACCCTCACGCCGCTCCATCGAGCAAGGGGCCACCGCCTCGATACCTTCTCCCAATAAATCGGCCAGGCGATGGGCAATGCGATTGCGAACCTGCGTCACGACCTCGACCGGCGACCCATGATCCACGAGGGCCACCCGGGGGCTCTCCAGTTCCTCTGATTCCATTAACTCGCGCACACCGCGCGCCAGGATACCAGCCACGACATCATCCCCCGAGCCATCCTCCGGGCATAGGCACGGTGCCAGGTGAACCCGCAGATCCGGCACCTTCGCCCGCCAAGCGGAGGCCTGCTCGGGGATGTACTGCGTGATCGCCCGACTCGGCCCGAGGAACAACGGGATGACATGAAACTCCCGTGCGCCACGCGCGACGTGATGCTCCAGAAACGACAAAAATGTCCAGGCCCCCTCCCCGCCGAGGAGCTGCGGGTCGACACGATCTGCATGCATCAGGGAGACCGGATGCACCTCGGTGCCCGAGGCGTTTCCAACGGATTTTGCCAATGCACGCAGACTTAAGGTTGCCTCCGGCCGCAATGAGCCATTATCGACTAAAAGGTAAAGCGGGCTTGTCATGGTTTTTCACGTCTTTTAACATCTGCGTTACGAAATTCCTTGCCCATACATTAAGATTCAAACATCAGTAGGAATCAAATGAAGAAGGTCAGTCTTTATCTCGTCAGTCTCAGCCTCAGCGCTTTCATGTTCACCGGGTGTGAATCCGACCCCGAACCCTCTCCGGACGATACTCTCTCCGCCACCGTCGGAGGTCCCCGTGAGGACTGGATCAATCCAGACGAGATCAGCCCCGCCACCGGCGACTCCCTGGAGATGCGCGACCCGAACTTCAGTGGCATGAACGGCGGCCTCGCTCAGGGCAACATCATGGCCTCCGTCCAGTTCGGCTTCGATGAATTTACCGTCCAACCCTCCGAATACGGCAAGCTCGATCAGGTCATCCAATACCTGAACAGCAACCCCGGCGCACGCGTGATCTGCGAAGGCCGCACCGACTGGTACGGCACCAACGAGTACAACCTCGGCCTCGGTGACCGCCGCGCCAACGCGGTGAAGGACTACCTCGAGCGTAAGGGCATCGCCGCCACCCGCATCGAAGTCCTCTCCCTCGGTGAGCTCGACGCGATCCAGGACCTGCCCAAGACCGACCCGGGCGTCATCGGTGACCGCCGCGTAGACGTCATGCTGGTCGAGTAAGTTTTCACACACACACCTTTTTCAAAGAAGAACGCCAGACGAGTCCGTCTGGCGTTTTTCTTTGTCCTGAACCTTTAACCAGGCAGAAAAACTTATCTCTTATAAGAGATGAAATGGCGAACCCGAGCCTGCATGACTCAGCCCGGCCCTTAATGACTTAACAAAACCCTCAGCCTTCGGACCTACTCCCCGAAAGCCATGCGGCGCAGGATGCTCTGGTAGGCATCGATGCCCTTCATCATCATGTCGATCTCGAAGCTCTCGTTGGGGGCGTGCAGATTATCACGCGGGGTAAACAGGCCGATCATGAGCGAATCCAGCCCGGTCTTGTCCTTGAGGTCGCGGATGATCGGGATGCTTCCGCCCTCACGCAGGTAGAGCGGCTTCTTCCCAAAGGCTTCCTCGATGGAGACCTCGGCCGCTTCACAGGCGGTGGCGAATACCGGTGAAAGGTCCGGCGCGGTGTTCGGGCGACCGGCGGGGGCCACGTAATAAGGGCTACCGCCCTTGTCGACTTTGACATCGATCTTCACCTGCGGCGGGCAGCGCTCCAGCAGCGCAGTCTTCAGCTTGGCGACGATGTCGGCCTCGTCCTGGTCGGGCACGAGGCGGCAGGTGATTTTAACAAAGGCCTTGGCGGGGATGATGGTCTTGCTCCCCTCGCCCTGATAGCCGCCGCCGATACCGTTAAACTCCAACGTCGGGAAGAAGCGTACCAGCTCCAGCGCGGTCGCACCGTGGGGATGGATAAAGCCCGGCACACCGAGAATCTCCCGGTACTGCTCCTCGGTCACGGGCAGCTTGGCCAGCTCCTCACGCTCCCAGGTCAGCGGCTCGACCACGGCGTCGTAGAAGCCCGGCACGTTCACACTTCCGTCCTTGTTGTGAAGCGAGGCACACAGCTCCGTCAGTGCCTGCACCGGGTTGAGCACCGGGCCGCCGTTGACGCCCGAGTGCAGGTCCAACTCCGGACCGGTCAGGGTGACCTCCATACCGAGCATGCCGCGCAGGCCGGTCGTGATCACGATCTGCTCAGTGCCGGGGCTACCGGTGTCCGAGAGGAGGATCATGTCGGCCTTGGAGAGGCGCTCGCCGTATTTTTCCAAAAACCCGAGAAAGCTCGGGCTGCCCATTTCTTCCTCACCCTCGATCAGGTACGTGATGCGCAGCGGCAGGTCCGGGTGCTCATCGAGCAGGCGCGAGAGCGCAGTCATCTGCACTGCCTGCGGGCCCTTGTTGTCAGCGGTACCGCGACCGTAGAGTCGGCCATCGCGCACCTCCGGCTCAAAGGCCGGGCTCTTCCACAGCTCAAAGGGGTCGGCGGGCTGCACATCGTAGTGACCATAGATAATCACATGCGGCACGTCCTCGCGATCGGGACCACGCTCAGCGAGCACGATCGGGTGCTTCGGGGTGGCCACCTCCTCGACGGCAAACCCCAGCTCGGTCAGTGCGTTTTTAACGTAGTCGCGCGCGCCCTTCATGCCCTCGGCATAGGCCGAGTCGGTAGACACACTCGGGAAGCTCGCGTACTTGGAGAGGAAGGGGATCGGATCAATGGCCATAGGAAATAAAACGTTAACGTTAAGTTAACACCCCCTCCCCCGAACGCAATCCACGAAGCACGCATCATGAGTCCTACCGCAAAAAAATCCCCCACTCTTCCGAGCGGAGGATTTTTTTAAAGGACGCAAAGGCATCAGTGACCCGGAGGGTCTCTGGTCCAGGACTTCGTTCTGGCGCCCTGCCTAGTGCTTAAAGTGGCGCTTGCCGGTGAAGACCATGGCCAGGCCGCGCTCATTGGCGGCTTTGATGACCTCCTCGTCGCGGACGGAGCCGCCCGGCTGGATAGCGGCGGTGGCACCGGCCTCGGCGGCGGCGATCAGCCCGTCGGCGAAGGGGAAGAAAGCGTCGGAGGCGACAATCGAACCCTGCAGGGAGAGCCCAGCCTGTCCGGCCTTCCACACGGCGATCTGGGAGCTGTCCACGCGGCTCATCTGCCCGGCACCGATGCCCAGCGTGCGCTCGGCAGAGGCGTAGACGATGGCGTTGGACTTCACGTGCTTGACGACTTTCCAGCCAAAGCGCATGGCGGCCCATTCTTCATCGGTGGGCTGGCGCTCGGTCACGACCTTCCAGTCAGCGGGCTTGTCCGGGTAGTGGTCGCGGTCCTGAAGCAGGAAGCCGCCGACGACGGACTTGACCTCCTGCAGCGAATCGGAGCCGAGGAAATCGCGGGCGATCATCAGGCGCAGGTTCTTTTTCTTACCGAAGACCTCGCGCGCGGCGGGCGTAAACTCGGGGGCGATGATGACTTCGCAGAAAATGCCGGCAATGATCTTGGCCAGATCGGCGTCGATCGTGCGGTTGGAGACGATGATGCCGCCGAAGGGGGCCTGCTTATCCGTCTCAAAGGCCTGCTCCCAGCAGGTAACGAGCTCCATGTCGCTGGCCACGCCGCAGGGGTTGGTGTGCTTGAGGATGCCGACAGTGGGCTTCTCAAACTCGCCGATCAGGTATGTGGCGGCGGTGATGTCGATGATGTTGTTATAGGAGAGTTCCTTGCCCTGGAGCTGCTCGAAGCACTCGTGGAAACGGCCGTAGAGCGCGGCCTGCTGGTGCGGGTTCTCACCGTAGCGAAGGCTTTGGGCCAGCGGCATTTCGAGGCTCAGGCGCTCGGGCAGACCGATCTGGGCACTCTCCTCGACCTGCTTCTCCAGGTAGGAGGCGATTGCACCGTCGTAGGAGCTGGTGCGCTGGAAAACCTTGAGGGCGAGCTTGCGGCGCAGGAAGGTCAGCGCATCGCCACCGGTGGCGAGAGCTTCAAGCACGGGCGAGTAGTCGTCAGCGTCACATACCACGGTCACGCTGGCGTGGTTCTTGGCAGCGGAGCGGAGCATGGAGGGACCGCCGATGTCGATGTTTTCGATGGCTTCCTCAAAGGTGCAGTCACGGCGGGCCACGGTCTCCTCAAAGGGGTAAAGGTTCACACAGACCAGATCGATCATGTCGATACCGTGCTCCTTGGCCTGGGAGAGGTGGTCGTCCTTGTCGCGGCGGCAGAGCAGCCCACCGTGGACCTTCGGGTGCAGGGTCTTGATGCGACCCTCCATCATTTCCGGAAAGCCCGTGTACTCACTCACGTCCGTGACGGGGAGCCCCTGCTCGCGCAGAAGCTTGGCCGTCCCCCCGGTGGAGAGGATGCCGTAGCCCTGTTGCTCGACGAGGCCCTTCGCAAAATCGACGAGGCCGGTTTTATCGCTGACCGAAATTAGCGCCCATTTACTCATCCGAATTACCCTGCCCCGCCGCGCCGCCGGGGCAAGTCAAAACCGGATACTCTGACCACGCACCTCGATTTCGGCGCGCCTCTTATTTATTGGCATAAATATGCCATTTAAAACTCGACACCGAGATTTGTATGTCTAGAGTATGAAGCGGCAAAGCTCGGAAGCGGTGGTACTGCCCGTTTCCGCGCCTCCCGCCAAAACTGTAATAGCGATAGCCAATCTCCCGGGCCCGTCTTCTAGCCTGATCGACGGGTCCGGGCTTTTTTTTGGAGAATTACGCCCCAGCTCGCGTGAGAACGCCTAGGCCTTGTTCCCGCTCTGCCCGGCCAGCAGATGAGCAAAGATACCGTCCTGATCCGCCAGTTCGTCGAAGGACCCGCTCTCCTGCACACGCCCCTTTTGCAGGACGACGATACGGTCTGCGGTACGAACCGTGCTCAGGCGGTGCGCGATGGTGATCACCGTACGTCCCTTGGAGAGGTTTTCCAGTGCCGCCTGGACCTGGCGTTCGCTCTCGTAGTCCAGCGCCGAGGTCGCCTCGTCGAGGATGAGGATGCTGGGGTTGCGCAGCAGAGCACGGGCAATGGCGATACGCTGCCGCTGCCCACCGGAGAGGCTGACGCCCCGCTCGCCGACCTTAGTCTCGTAGCCCTGATCAAGCTGGCGGATAAACTCATCCGCGTAGGCCAGGCGGGCTGCCTCGTAGACCTCGTCCATGCTGGCAGTCGGACGACCGAAGCGGATGTTGTCCGTGATCGAGCCGGACAGCAGCAGACTGTCCTGCATGACGATGGCACAGCTCCGGCGGAACTTGCGCATGGCGATGCGCTGCTGCGGCATACCGTCGATCAGGATGCGCCCTTCGCGCGGGGCATACACCCCGAGGATGAGGCTGACGATCGTGCTCTTACCCGAGCCCGAGGGACCGACAAAGGCCACGTGCTCGCCGGGCTTGATAGTGAGCGAGAAGTGCGTGAGCACATCCGGCTTGTCCTTCTCGTAGGTGAAGCACACATCGTCGAAGGTGATCTCCCCGCGCATGTGCTTGAACTCATACCCGCCGTTCCACTTCTCCACGTAGCCGCTGTCGAGTAGCTCGCGGATGCTGCGGTAGCTTTCCTCTGCGAGGAAAAACTGCTGGCTGAACGCCGTTAGCTGGTTGATCGGGCGCAGGATGATCGGCAGGGAGGCCTGGAAGGCGACCAGCGTACCGATGCTCGCATGACCGGAAATCGTGAGGATCGCGCTCATGGCGATAACGGCCACGGAAAGTGCCTCGGTCAAAAAGTAG
This genomic interval from Ruficoccus sp. ZRK36 contains the following:
- a CDS encoding response regulator transcription factor encodes the protein MKKVVIVEDQTAVREMISQIVQSDPSFEVVAEPGDGQEAYNLVMELKPDFVILDVMLPGLNGAEVLRRFAKHLKNTRVLVFSGYQNPSLVRELLQAGAHGFVEKSAPLSELKKGIEIVANGGSYFGPEVAQMLREAVLNPNSSSRKGVDVLTAREREILQLIAESHSTKEVAQKLNISVKTAENHRTNLMKKLDLHDVASLTRYAIQQGLIEGVAPSTPEA
- a CDS encoding M20/M25/M40 family metallo-hydrolase, with product MAIDPIPFLSKYASFPSVSTDSAYAEGMKGARDYVKNALTELGFAVEEVATPKHPIVLAERGPDREDVPHVIIYGHYDVQPADPFELWKSPAFEPEVRDGRLYGRGTADNKGPQAVQMTALSRLLDEHPDLPLRITYLIEGEEEMGSPSFLGFLEKYGERLSKADMILLSDTGSPGTEQIVITTGLRGMLGMEVTLTGPELDLHSGVNGGPVLNPVQALTELCASLHNKDGSVNVPGFYDAVVEPLTWEREELAKLPVTEEQYREILGVPGFIHPHGATALELVRFFPTLEFNGIGGGYQGEGSKTIIPAKAFVKITCRLVPDQDEADIVAKLKTALLERCPPQVKIDVKVDKGGSPYYVAPAGRPNTAPDLSPVFATACEAAEVSIEEAFGKKPLYLREGGSIPIIRDLKDKTGLDSLMIGLFTPRDNLHAPNESFEIDMMMKGIDAYQSILRRMAFGE
- a CDS encoding OmpA family protein; this translates as MKKVSLYLVSLSLSAFMFTGCESDPEPSPDDTLSATVGGPREDWINPDEISPATGDSLEMRDPNFSGMNGGLAQGNIMASVQFGFDEFTVQPSEYGKLDQVIQYLNSNPGARVICEGRTDWYGTNEYNLGLGDRRANAVKDYLERKGIAATRIEVLSLGELDAIQDLPKTDPGVIGDRRVDVMLVE
- a CDS encoding GPP34 family phosphoprotein → MTFAEELVLLALDPGTGKFHPLPRKSLELSLAGALLLELSFQEVIDTEPDAVVILQTKFKRSQFLDAALQTIREGEDRVPLRQALARLALQGHMLISRTLQRLVDQGVLTQRDNSFLWIKRPLLHPIADGESYDNVVDRIRALALDAEEIPDPHDVVLVALAEGCKLHSLLFTVEEYPQVRERLKAIAAMDFVGQAIVRAVQDLGERSLLELAAGRES
- a CDS encoding CbiX/SirB N-terminal domain-containing protein: MAKSVGNASGTEVHPVSLMHADRVDPQLLGGEGAWTFLSFLEHHVARGAREFHVIPLFLGPSRAITQYIPEQASAWRAKVPDLRVHLAPCLCPEDGSGDDVVAGILARGVRELMESEELESPRVALVDHGSPVEVVTQVRNRIAHRLADLLGEGIEAVAPCSMERREGERYAFNEPLLEKLLHRPGWRDEAVVVSMLFLQPGRHAGSGGDIAQICARAEADAPALKTYRTRLLGEDPALIELLAERLRQTC
- a CDS encoding mechanosensitive ion channel domain-containing protein, which translates into the protein MCASLAAQDEPSSPGDTTDTGQQEAAPAAPSEAQPSGASAPTPAAGRRPAISVPGARESVRDYRQTVNFARLTSPRQTWESMLLLMDEFSQEIQENGFTYENEPRLKYLEKQIVNLFDLREIAPSLRTDAGMEAAVYLRDAIARFDLPPADILPDHAEAIQEMRDGFPGIWNVYGSPIEIVYVDSGEFEGRFQFSLYTVLNAKEMYEGVSHHSFVYPEFAGLREAYFNTPGPGIPDGLIQSLPEWTRRGVWGMRVWQLAIVVVLTFAAVLLVWLVNRLIKVLSRRLPRVLSGLLWLVIPLLIIYLVTRLSGFFSEDVFLTGTVLATVHYIQQGTVLLCVVAMIFAGGSILTDIVFLAPRFDRRGVDAYLVRFGLRLASIVVAAVVLLEGLQKMGFTLATVLAGAGVTGLAVALAAQESLRNIFGSIMLLLDRPFRVGQRIQIRGHDGVVEEIGLRSTRIRQLDGLVAVIPNEDVARADIVNVTQRPYIRRLVNLALPLDTSPEKAEEAVNILREVLAVHEVPHSQEQIEANPELEDKTRRINTEINQPGFPPRIFFNEFNPASLNILVIYWYHPPAYWEFQEHAQRVNREILSRFEAAGIRLALPAQALHLTGDASQRLASGSSYVTGEEDDLPKGCEK
- a CDS encoding TetR/AcrR family transcriptional regulator translates to MGRQQNIDRNAVLDAAEQIVLTHGAADLSMDAVARAAGITKGGVQYCFGSKRGMIDAMVERWCRQFQDEIDERTPPASDPVAAVRGYVEATASINKNSHARAAGLMAMLLQSPEHMETARTWYREHLQPLDLSTPEGRQARIAFMAMEGAFVLRSFGFMSMKEDEWTELYAEIMATLPSPKQKSKKAAKPAAKATRASRKK
- a CDS encoding cytochrome c biogenesis protein CcdA — its product is MATLAKVLRLSSALLLAAGMGTLSAQSETPPPATTSSRADNPPAAATDQVRVVYFYQVGCGECEQAQASLEELQAAMPELVIEKHDIRNTAAMRLNEALSEHFGLPENQRLLAPAVFTRAGALGREEIDFVSLAELLDRTLSTPPSDWYPSMDTEPTAQTDQSIRQRFEHMTGWIVLVAGLLDGVNPCAFATILFFLSYLHVAKRTPAQMLQVGLAFALAIFLTYLALGAGFAQAISHASAVRAIANIFNWVLAAAALVLAILCIRDGFLCLRGRLNDTALKLPLFLRKRINAAIRHGTRHRRIVLAAFGAGVVVSVLELACTGQIYAPVILYMYHTGAEKTAALGYLVLYNLAFTVPLLIVIVLAFFGLSNERLTAFFQRNAALVKFATGGLFLLILALLLSTMIAF